CATTGTAGTTCTCCTTTATATAAATGATTTTAAAATGTTTTCGTAGTTGTCATTTTGAGAGGATGCAAAAGTCTTTTGCAAATCGTATCATGGGAATCGCCTTTGTATCCATCAAAAAAACCCCCGTCCTTCTATCAAAACGATAGAAAAGGACGAGGGTATAAACTCGTGTTACCACCTTTATTCGCAGACCATTCACACAATCTGCCTCATTGAGTGTCTGTCAACACTCCAGCGCTCATAACGTGCGCCACTCCGTTGCAGCCTACTTACTCCATACATCTAACTACAAATGTAAAAGAATGTTCGGTACAAAGCTCAGGGATGTATTCACGATAAGTTTCCCATGCACCTCTCATCAGCCGGTTGCTTTCTGTCTGTTTCACTTATTGCTACTTTTTCCCGTCAAAGCTGTTTCGCATATAGCAGTCATGACTTAAAGACATTATAAGCATCTGAAAAATCATTTGTCAAGGAAAAGTTCTGGAGAGTGGGACAATTCTGTCGGGTGATGCCGGTAGTAAAAGAGTGTGCAAAGTTTATTTAATTAACAAATTATATAAAGCTAAGGCTATTTTGTTCCGATGTACGAATATAAGAAAATCTAAGTATGCCTTATAAAGGTATTTTGAAGTGACGTGAACGGCGTTCAACGAGTCGTCCATGACTCGTGAAGCCTTGTTCTGCCGTCCGTGGCAGAACAGCACTGAAAATTGATAGGCATACTAAGATTTTTTAATATTCTCCCAAAGTTACAAAAATAACCTTATCTTTATGTAATTTGTCATTTACAAAACTCCAAGCAATCTTTTACCACCGGCATCACCCGGCAGAATTGTCACCTTTCGCAATCTGAAATTGTGTCTTTACGTTTTCTGTGTTACGATATAGGAAGACTTTGGAAAGGATATAGAAAAATGAAGGTAGTATTTTTAGATATAGACGGAACATTGGTGGATTACAACGGAAATGTGCCGGAGTCCACAAAGAAGGCGATTTTGCAGGCAAAGGCAAATGGACATAAAATGGTGCTTTGTACCGGACGAAGCAGATTTCAGATTCCAAAGAAATTATGGGATCTTGGAATGGATGGTGTGATTGCAGGCGCAGGAGCATTTGTAGAGGTATTTGACAGTGCAGCAGAAAAAGGAATTTCTGCAACTGATGAAACTGTCCCAAATGATTCAAAAATTACAACAACAGGCACAATTCTTTGTCAGATGGTGATAGATGCCGAGCATGCCAAAAGTTCTTACGATTATTTAGAGGGAAACGGCGTCCTCTACTGCTATCAGGGCGAGGATGGAATCGTTTTAAATCAACGCAGCTACGACGGAATGATGGAGATTGACCGTTTGAATGGAATGAGCGAGGAGATGATGGAGAGTCTGCATGGCGTGATTCATCTGACAGAGACACCGTGGGATGTTCCGAATCTGGAGAAAATCATTTTTTATGATGCACCGTTTACATTGGAACAGGTAAAAGCGGACATGCTGCCATATTTTGATACGGTTGCGCTAAGCCTGAGCGGTACCGAGGGTGTGTGCGGTGAGATTGGACTTAACAATATCCACAAAGCGACTGGAATCAAACTTTTCTTAGAGCATGTAGGAGTTGGACGTGAAGATTCCATCGCCATCGGGGACGGACCAAACGATCTTCAGATGATGGAGTACGCCGGAGTCGGTGTTGCAATGGGGAATGCAAAAGAAGAGGTAAAAAAATTAGCTGATATGGTGACAACGGATGTGACGGATGACGGAATCTATCATGCTTTTGAGAAATTAGGATTGTTGTAAAAAATAAGAAAGTGTCGGAGTGCCCGGCTGTGGTTTGAAAAGAAACTGCAGCCGGGCTTTTTTGTTTTATAAGAACTGCTTTTGCCACCCAATTCCTTATACAGAACCATACAAAACATTTACATCCATTTTACGGACAAATGTGGTGTATTTTACAGAGAGAGGGTAAAGTAGGGTTCATGTTTGAGAGATAGATTTGGAGGAAAAAGAATTGGCAGAACTGACCTTACATAATGTTTGTAAAAAGTATCAAGCGGATGCCTATGCAGTGGAAGATTTTTCTTTAGAGACAAAAGGAAAAGAATTTATTGTGTTTGTGGGTCCATCGGGATGTGGAAAATCAACGGTACTTCGCATGATAGCAGGACTGGAAGATATCACAAGCGGGGAGCTTTGGATGAATGGAAATCTGATGAACTATACCGAGCCAAAAGAGCGTAACGTTTCTATGGTTTTTCAGAATTATGCGTTGTATCCGAATATGACCGTGTATGACAACATGGCGTTTTCCTTACAGATACGGGGTGAAAAGAAAAAAGAAATCCGCGGCAAAGTCCTTGAAGTGGCAAAAATGTTAGAGATTGATGGACTTTTAGAGCGAAGACCAGCAGCACTTTCGGGCGGACAGAAGCAAAGAGTCGCAATCGGAAGCGCTATTTTGCGGGAGCCGGACTTTTTCCTGATGGATGAGCCGCTGTCAAATCTGGATGCAAAATTAAGAACACAGATGAGGACAGAGATTGCAAAGCTTTATCACAAATTGAATGCAAGCGTGATTTATGTGACGCATGACCAGACGGAGGCGATGACGCTTGGAACCAAAATTGTGGTGCTAAAGGATGGAAAAATCTTGCAGGTGGATACGCCAAAGAATCTGTATGAACACCCGGCAAATCGTTTTGTTGCGGGGTTCATTGGTTCCCCATCTATGAATTTTGCAAAAGTTCAGGTTGCGCTTCATGATAATGCAATTTACATCGATGCGGATGGTTTTCAAATTCCAACAGGTGAAAAATTAGCGGAGTATTTCAGGAGAATTGGGTATTGGGGAGAGTACGTGACGCTTGGAATCCGCCCGGAATGTATTCATCTGTGGGAGAAGACATTAGAAGAAATGGGAGAAGGTAAGGACGGTCTTTATACCGAGCCATTTGAGGTGGAGGTAGAAGCAACCGAGCTTCTTGGCTCTGAGCAGAATGTTTTTTTCCGGATGGGACAAGAAAAATGGTGCGCAAGAATGGATGCAGCGCGAACTTTTTTAAAGGGAGAAAAAATCAAAATCTGTCTGGAACGGGAAAAAATGCAGTTCTTTGATTTGAATACAGAGAAAAATATTTTGCAGGAGGGAAATGTGAGATGAATCGTAGAAAAAAAGGAGCTGGATTCTGGCAGGGATACCTGTTTTTGTTACCGAGTTTGATTATTTTTGGCGTGTTTTTATTCTATCCGTTTGTAAAAACCATCTACTTAAGTCTTTTTAAGACGAATAAAATGGGGCAGGCAAAATTATTTGTCGGATTTGGAAATTACGCGGAGCTATTGACGTCAAAGTCGTTTTACAACAGCCTGTTTGTGACGGTGGAATTTGTAGCAATTGTTGTAATCGGAAGTATGTTATTAGGACTTTTAGGGGCAATGTTGTGTAACAAAGCGTTTCCGGGAATCCGCGTTTTCTCGACGGCTTACGCACTGCCAATGGCAATCGCATCCAGTTCTGCAGCCATGATTTTTAAAATTATGTTAGACCCGACGATTGGAATTGTAAATAAGCTGTTAAAGCTGAACATCAACTGGATTCAGGACCCGAAATATGCGCTGATTTGTGTGGCGGTACTGACGGCATGGTTAAACAGCGGGATTAATTTTTTATACTTTTCAGCAGGACTTAGCAACATCGATGAGAGCATTTACGAAAGAGCCGCCGTGGATGGGGCAAACAGCGCGCAGATGTTTTTCCGATTGACACTGCCGGGACTTGGACCAATCCTTTTTTATACGATTGTGGTCAATATTATTCAGGCATTCCAGTCCTTCGGACAGGTCAAGATTTTGACGCAGGGCGGACCGGGAGAATCTACAAATCTGATTGTCTATTCGATTTACCGCGATGCCTTTTTCAATTACCGGTTTGGAAGTGCAGCAGCACAGTCAGTCGTTTTATTTATCATCATTATGATACTGACGCTCATCATGTTCCGAATTGAGAAGAAGGGAGTTTCGTATTCATGAGTACAGTGACATTAGATTGGAAAAAAACGGGCATCGCCATGCAGGAGCTATCCCCGGAAGAATTAAAAGATTTGCACCGGGCGATGAGTAAAATGGGCGAGCGAAAAAGAGTACGCCGAAAAGCCATTCTGCTTTGTGCGAATCTTGTGGTGGCATTTGTCATACTTTTGCCGCTCCTGTACGCAGTAAGCGTCGCTTTTATGCCCTCCTCGGATTTGTATACCATGGAAATGAACCTGATACCGTCGCATCCGACGCTTGAAAATTTCAGACAGGCATTGACGAAAATACCGTTGCTGCGGTTTGTCGTGAATTCCTTTTTGGTAGCTGGACTTATCACCGTGGGACAGATTATTTCATGTTCGCTGGCAGCGTTTGCATTTTCGTTCTTGGATTTTAAGGGAAAAAATGTACTTTTCATGCTGGTTATGGCGACGATGATGATTCCGGGAGAGGCAACGATTATCTCAAATTATCTGACGGTCAGCAGCTGGGGCTGGCTGGATTCCTATAAGGTTTTGATTATTCCGTATCTGACAAGTGCGATGGGAATTTTCTTATTCCGGCAGTTTTATCTGAGTTTTCCAAAATCGTTATATGAAGCAGCGAAGTTAGACGGCTGCGGAAATATCCGATTTATTCTTACGATTTTGATGCCGCTTACCAAATCCGGTATCGGTGCCATGGTAGTTTACACATTTATCAACGCATGGAATATGTACATGTGGCCGCTTTTAGTAAACGGCTCGAATGAAATGCGGACCGTGCAAATCGGAATCAGCATGTTAAACAGCGTGGACGCACAGTCCATCACGATGATGATTGCGGGAGTTGTAATGATTATCCTGCCGTCCATCTCAATTTTTATTATCGGACAGAAACAGTTAATTCGTGGTATGTTCTCCGGTGCGGTAAAAGGTTAGCACCAGAGTTTCATATAAAAAACAGTACTCAAAAAAAGGAGAGAACAAAATGAAAAAGAAAGTGGTTTCCGTAATGCTTACAGTAGCTATGGCAGCGTCCATGCTTGTAGGTTGTGGTAGCACAGGAACAACAGACACAGGAGCAGTTGACAACGCAGCAGGAGAGGAGACAGATGCAGGAGTCTCTGAGAATGAAAAAAATCCGACAGCACAGCCGTTAGACACATCTAACTTAGACGGAACAACGATTACATTCTGGCATTCTATGGGCGGTGTCAATGGAGAGGCATTACAGACACTTGTAGATAAGTTCAATGCAGAAAATGAATATGGAATTACCGTAGATGCACAGTATCAGGGCGAATATGATGATACGATTAACAAATTAAAAAGTGCACAGATTGGAAATATGGGAGCAGACCTGGTACAGATTTATGATATCGGAACACGTTTCATGATTGATTCCGGCTGGATTGTTCCGATGCAGGAATTGATGGATCAGGCAGGATTTGACAGTTCCGTCATCGAGCCAAACATCGCAGCATACTACACCGTAGATGACGAGCTTTACTCTATGCCATTTAACTCTTCCACACCAATCATGTATTACAACAAGGATATGTTTGACGCAGCAGGCATCACAGAGATTCCGACAAGCTTAGAGCAGATTGCCAAAATCAGCGACAAACTGACAACAGACGGTGGCGCAGAAGAGACGATTTCTCTTGGCATCTACGGCTGGTTCTTTGAGCAGTTTGTATGCAAACAGGGCGCAGCTTACGTTGACAATGGAAACGGACGTGAAGCAGCAGCAACCGCAGTAGATTTTGATAAAAACGGTTCCGCACTTGCGATTGCAAAAGAATGGAAAGCCTTAAGTGATGCAGGCGTTGCACCAAACGTAGGACGTGGCGGTGACAGCGGCATCACAGATTTTACAGCAGGAAAATCAGCCATTACATTAGGCTCTACTGCATCTTTGAAACAGATTTTAGAGGATGTAAACGGCAGTTTTGAAGTCGGAACAGCTTACTTCCCAAGCGTAACCGACAGTGACAAAGGCGGTGTATCCATTGGTGGTGCTTCCCTTTGGGCATTGAACAACAATGATGCAACAAAACAGGCAGCAACCTGGTTATTTGTACAGTACTTAGTATCCCCGGAATCTCAGGCATACTGGAACGCACAGACAGGTTACTTCCCGGTTACGACAGAAGCAGCATCCGAAGATGTTTATATCGAAAATATGAAACAGTATCCACAGTTCCAGACCGCGATTGACCAGCTTCATGATTCCGCACCGGAATACGCAGGTGCATTACTCAGTGTTTTCCCGGAGGCAAGACAGATTGTGGAGACAGAAATTGAAAACATGGTAAACGGCCAGCAGACACCGGAAGAAGCAGTGGATGCGATGGCAAAACAGATTAATTCTTCCATCGAAGATTACAATTTATTAAACGAATAAGCTTCCTCCAAAAGAGGCTGTTGCACTCTGATGCGCAGTCTCTTTTTTTGTATGAAATAGTCATAAGATAGTTAATCCTTGATTTATTGCAAAATGGAACAAAAGCAGGACCATTTTGTGCCATCTTAATCTTCATACAAAAAAATTACCCGCATTTTACAAACGCACGAGTCAGATTTTACAGGCAAAAAGTAAAGTAAAAGTGTTCTTGGATGAGGAAGAACTTCTTTATATGAGAAAACAGATGATGGTTGGAAACAAATGAATCATGATGTGAAAGCAGGGAAAACATGGACGAAAAATTCGCAGAGAATTGTAAAGTTAAAACAGGAATTTTCCGGAATGCAGCAGGCGGACTGAATTATTACTGTTCTTATATTCCGAAAAATCCAATCGCAAATGTAGTGATTTGCCACGGCTTTTGCGAGTTCGCGGAAAAATATGACGAAGTGGTGGAAGCTTTTTTGAAAAAAGGATATGCCGTCTACTTACCGGAACATCGTGGACACGGATATTCACAGAGGGAATGTAGCGACTGGGATAAGGTGTATATTCGTTCCTACGATGATTATGTGCAGGATTTGTATTGTTTCATTCAAAGAAAAGTTGTGCTGAAACAACGCAAAACCTTTTTGTTTGCACATTCCATGGGCGGCGCCATCGGGGCACTTTTTTTAGAAAAATATCCGACGATTTTTGATGCGGCGGTTTTTTCTGCTCCAATGTTTGGAATACGGACCGGAAAATGTCCGCAGCCGATTGCACACCTGATTGCAAGGATGGCATGCCTTGTGGGACAGGGGACAGCGTATGCAGCAGGGCAGCATGGTTTTGATGGAAAAGAAGATTTCAAAAACAGCAGTTGTACATCCGAGGAAAGCTATCAGCGTATTTTTAAATTGCGAAAAGAATGCGTGGCATATCAGACGTATGGTGGAACTTATCAATGGCTGTTGGCTGGAATACTTGCCACGAAACAGTTGTTAAAGCGGAAAAATATGAAGAAAATACGGATTCCGGTACTGATTTTTCAGGCAGAGTGGGATCACATGGTAAAAAATCGTGCGCATCTGAAATTTCTAATCGGAACAAAACAGACTTCGTTATTGCGCATAGAGGGAAGCAAACATGAAATTTTTCACGCAGGCGAAGCGCAAAGAAAGGTTTATTACGAGCAAATGTTTTCCTTCTGGGATGAGCAGCTTCGGGAGGAAACAGCCGTAATGACGGAGCCATCTTTGGAATGGCAGAAAAAGAATGATAGGGTGATAACAAGAAAGGTATGGCAGAGAAATGAAACAAAAATTAACGAAACTCGAAAAGTATTGGATCTTATATGATGTTGGAAATTCCGCATTCACATTGCTGGTTTCAACGATAATTCCAATTTATTTTAAAAATATGGCATCGGCAGCAGGTGTATCTGCCGCAAATTCAACCGCATATTTAAGTTATGCAATCTCAATTTCCACCATGATTGTCGCAGTGTTAGGACCGATTTTAGGAACGCTCGGCGACAATAAAAACCACAAGAAACCATTATTTACATTTTTCTTTATGATGGGTGTGCTTGGCTGTGCATCTCTTTCGATTCCGAAGGCATGGCTGGCATTTTTGGTGCTGTTTGTTCTTGCAAAAGTCGGATTCTCCGGCAGCCTGATTTTCTACGACGCAATGCTTGTGGATGTTACCACGGAGGAACGCATGGATGAAGTGTCCTCCCACGGTTTTGCATGGGGCTATATCGGAAGCTGTGTGCCGTTTGTGATAAGTCTGGTGTTTGTCTTAGAGTCTGATAAAATCGGCATTTCCGGTAGTCTTGCGATGACGATTGCATTTCTTGTCAATGCGCTTTGGTGGGGACTTGTGACGATTCCACTTTTGAAACATTATGAACAGAAATTTTATGTGGAAAATTCGAAAGCAGAAAAAGAGAGCCTGGCAAAGAAATTAGGGGAAGCCGGCGCCCGTCTGTTTGGTGTTTTCGGTGAGTTGAAGGAAAATAAAAAGGTATTATTGTTCTTATGTTCCTTTTTCTTCTATATAGATGGAGTTTACACCATCATCGAGATGGCAACATCTTATGGAAAAGATGTGGGAATCAATGACACCAGTCTTTTGCTTGCACTGCTCTTGACACAGATTGTAGCGTTTCCTTGTGCTATTCTTTTTGGAAAACTGACACAGAAATTTGAGACATCCCGTCTTATTATGGTTTGCATCATTGCATATTTTGCAGTTGCAGTTTATGCCATTCAGTTAGATGCCGCATGGAAATTCTGGATGATGGCAACTTTTGTAGGTGTGTTCCAGGGCGCAATCCAGGCATTATCCCGCTCCTATTATGCGAAAATTGTGCCAAAGGAAAAATCGACAGAATATTTTGGAATCTTCGATATTTTTGGAAAAGGAGCTTCCTTCATGGGAACGATGATGATGGGTGTTACCACACAGATTTTCCATACTTCAAAAGCAGGTGTTATCGCGATTGCGGCAATGTTTGTGGTAGGTCTTGTGCTATTCATTGCGCAGGTAAAACAGGAAGATGTGGTTGACATAAAATGTGGCATGATGGGAAGTGCCAATGAATAGGTTTATTCGAAAAGTTATGAAAATTGGATATAAAATGAAGTAGCGGAAAAGCAGCTTACATTTTTCTTGCTGGCAAATTGTACAAAGTCACAGAAAGAGACTTGCCTTTGTGCAATTTGCCAGTAACTAATTTGTGGGCTGCCTTTTGACACCCCAATCTTTATAGGAAATTGCTGTGCAGGATTCTTTTTTCAGTTACCAGGAAATGATTTTGAAAAATACTCAACTACATTTATAGTTATAAGTGCAGCAGTTATGCGCAGGAACCTTGAAGAGAAAAGATGACTTATGTTATAGTAAAGGGAGTTACGAAAATTAATTTTTATTGGGAGGGAATAAGATGAAAATCTTAAATTTACAGAATGAAAACAGAAAATTTGTGAAATCCGTGGGGAATTTTCATGTTCTTGAGTATATGCAGGATGCCAGTGTATCGATTGCAAATGCTCAGACAGAGTATTATATGAGTCAAATGAACATCAGAAGACGCCAGATTGTAATTGATATCGACAAGGATCACCCGGCAATTATTCAATCCGGCGCAATGCAGTGGATGGGCGGCAATGTGCAGGCAACATCCGGTGTAAAAGGGGTAGGAGATTTTCTTGGAAAAGCGATAAAGGGTGCAATGACAAAAGAAACAGCTGTAAAACCGGAATATGTCGGAGAGGGATGCCTGGTTTTAGAACCTACCTATAAATATATTGTTCTGGCAGATGTATCGCAATGGGGACCTGCCGGTATGACAATTGAGGATGGAATGTTTCTTGCATGCGACGGAAATGTAAAAAATAAAGTTGTAACCAGAAAAAATCTCTCTTCCACAATGCTTGGAGGGGAAGGATTTTTTAACCTTAGCCTGTATGGCAACGGTGTGGTAGCATTGGAATCTAATGTTCCGGAAGAGGAATTAATTGAGGTTGTATTGGAAAATGATGAATTGAAGATTGATGGAAACCTTGCAGTATGCTGGTCTTCAAATCTGGAATTCACGGTAGAGAGAACGACAAAAACGCTGGTAGGTTCCGCTGTGAGTGGAGAAGGGCTTGTCAATGTTTACCGTGGAACAGGAAGAGTTTTGATGTGTCCAGTAGCGTCCACAGCATCTTATTTTGAAGCAACAAATAATATGGAAGCAAAAGCTGCGGCTCGAACCAGCAATACGTTGGGCAAGTAGAATTTTTACCAGGAAAATGAAAAAATATGAGTAATGATAAACTTGAGAAAAAGTTATTTTATGGAATTGTTATATACAAATTCTAATCTTCATAGTGATACATGCAAGAATATATAATGGGATTCTGGTTAGTATCATAATTATAGGTAAGCCGGTGTTCCTCTGTGATGCGCCGGCTGCATACCTTTCTATGTTTCAACGGTTCAGGTTTACCAATTTTGGTCAAATATAAGCGCCAAATGGAAAATTGTCCAATCTACTAAGAAAAATAGGATGTTATGTAAACTAAAATTGAAAGTTTGGGCAAATGGAAACAGAAAGTTTATGATTACCCAATATAGGAAAGAAAAACGCCTAAAATTGTATAAATTTTTTTAAAATAAGTTATAATTATCCAAATACATATTTATGTAAACCAGATTCGAGAGGATTTCGCGTGATTTTGGATAAGAAATGAAAAATGAATCTTTAATTATCCAATATGATATGGCAAATTAAGAAATCAAGAACAACCGTGGAAAGGTAGAAAATATGCAGTCCGTTGACAGTCATAAAACTTTAAAAGAAAGAATATTCAACATCATTCAGATTGGGGACAAGAGCAACCGGATCAGCCGGGGGTTTGATATTTTTATTACGATTACGATTTTATTGAATATTGCCGTCACATTTTTGCAGACGTTTGAGCAGTTAAGTAATTTAAGAGGATTCTTTGACGTGGTGGAATATGTGACGATTCTTATTTTCTGCGGAGAATATCTGCTCCGTATCTGGACGGCGGATTATCTTTATCCAGAGAAAAGAAAAACGTGCGCAAGGCTTCGTTTCCTGATTTCCTTTGACGGAGTTGTAGATTTTTTAACAATTGTGCCTGTTTTCTTTTTGTCCGGTTTTGTCATTTTCCGCATGCTTCGCGTGGCACGAATTTTTCATTTGTTCCGGCTCAATGCGAAGTACGATTCGTTTAATGTCATTACGACCGTTCTTTATGAAAAAAGAAATCAGATTATTTCCTCAGTTTTCATTGTTGTAATTTTAATGCTGGCGAGCAGCCTTTGCATGTACAGCGTAGAGCATGATGCGCAGCCGGATGTTTTTCGAAATGCATTCAGCGGTATCTGGTGGAGTATGTCGACGCTGCTTACGGTTGGCTACGGGGATATTTATCCAATTACAACAT
This genomic window from Roseburia sp. 831b contains:
- a CDS encoding type II toxin-antitoxin system YoeB family toxin; this encodes MTKIGKPEPLKHRKVCSRRITEEHRLTYNYDTNQNPIIYSCMYHYED
- a CDS encoding ABC transporter substrate-binding protein codes for the protein MKKKVVSVMLTVAMAASMLVGCGSTGTTDTGAVDNAAGEETDAGVSENEKNPTAQPLDTSNLDGTTITFWHSMGGVNGEALQTLVDKFNAENEYGITVDAQYQGEYDDTINKLKSAQIGNMGADLVQIYDIGTRFMIDSGWIVPMQELMDQAGFDSSVIEPNIAAYYTVDDELYSMPFNSSTPIMYYNKDMFDAAGITEIPTSLEQIAKISDKLTTDGGAEETISLGIYGWFFEQFVCKQGAAYVDNGNGREAAATAVDFDKNGSALAIAKEWKALSDAGVAPNVGRGGDSGITDFTAGKSAITLGSTASLKQILEDVNGSFEVGTAYFPSVTDSDKGGVSIGGASLWALNNNDATKQAATWLFVQYLVSPESQAYWNAQTGYFPVTTEAASEDVYIENMKQYPQFQTAIDQLHDSAPEYAGALLSVFPEARQIVETEIENMVNGQQTPEEAVDAMAKQINSSIEDYNLLNE
- a CDS encoding alpha/beta fold hydrolase, which translates into the protein MDEKFAENCKVKTGIFRNAAGGLNYYCSYIPKNPIANVVICHGFCEFAEKYDEVVEAFLKKGYAVYLPEHRGHGYSQRECSDWDKVYIRSYDDYVQDLYCFIQRKVVLKQRKTFLFAHSMGGAIGALFLEKYPTIFDAAVFSAPMFGIRTGKCPQPIAHLIARMACLVGQGTAYAAGQHGFDGKEDFKNSSCTSEESYQRIFKLRKECVAYQTYGGTYQWLLAGILATKQLLKRKNMKKIRIPVLIFQAEWDHMVKNRAHLKFLIGTKQTSLLRIEGSKHEIFHAGEAQRKVYYEQMFSFWDEQLREETAVMTEPSLEWQKKNDRVITRKVWQRNETKINETRKVLDLI
- a CDS encoding ABC transporter ATP-binding protein, with the translated sequence MAELTLHNVCKKYQADAYAVEDFSLETKGKEFIVFVGPSGCGKSTVLRMIAGLEDITSGELWMNGNLMNYTEPKERNVSMVFQNYALYPNMTVYDNMAFSLQIRGEKKKEIRGKVLEVAKMLEIDGLLERRPAALSGGQKQRVAIGSAILREPDFFLMDEPLSNLDAKLRTQMRTEIAKLYHKLNASVIYVTHDQTEAMTLGTKIVVLKDGKILQVDTPKNLYEHPANRFVAGFIGSPSMNFAKVQVALHDNAIYIDADGFQIPTGEKLAEYFRRIGYWGEYVTLGIRPECIHLWEKTLEEMGEGKDGLYTEPFEVEVEATELLGSEQNVFFRMGQEKWCARMDAARTFLKGEKIKICLEREKMQFFDLNTEKNILQEGNVR
- a CDS encoding carbohydrate ABC transporter permease: MNRRKKGAGFWQGYLFLLPSLIIFGVFLFYPFVKTIYLSLFKTNKMGQAKLFVGFGNYAELLTSKSFYNSLFVTVEFVAIVVIGSMLLGLLGAMLCNKAFPGIRVFSTAYALPMAIASSSAAMIFKIMLDPTIGIVNKLLKLNINWIQDPKYALICVAVLTAWLNSGINFLYFSAGLSNIDESIYERAAVDGANSAQMFFRLTLPGLGPILFYTIVVNIIQAFQSFGQVKILTQGGPGESTNLIVYSIYRDAFFNYRFGSAAAQSVVLFIIIMILTLIMFRIEKKGVSYS
- a CDS encoding MFS transporter, which codes for MKQKLTKLEKYWILYDVGNSAFTLLVSTIIPIYFKNMASAAGVSAANSTAYLSYAISISTMIVAVLGPILGTLGDNKNHKKPLFTFFFMMGVLGCASLSIPKAWLAFLVLFVLAKVGFSGSLIFYDAMLVDVTTEERMDEVSSHGFAWGYIGSCVPFVISLVFVLESDKIGISGSLAMTIAFLVNALWWGLVTIPLLKHYEQKFYVENSKAEKESLAKKLGEAGARLFGVFGELKENKKVLLFLCSFFFYIDGVYTIIEMATSYGKDVGINDTSLLLALLLTQIVAFPCAILFGKLTQKFETSRLIMVCIIAYFAVAVYAIQLDAAWKFWMMATFVGVFQGAIQALSRSYYAKIVPKEKSTEYFGIFDIFGKGASFMGTMMMGVTTQIFHTSKAGVIAIAAMFVVGLVLFIAQVKQEDVVDIKCGMMGSANE
- a CDS encoding AIM24 family protein, giving the protein MKILNLQNENRKFVKSVGNFHVLEYMQDASVSIANAQTEYYMSQMNIRRRQIVIDIDKDHPAIIQSGAMQWMGGNVQATSGVKGVGDFLGKAIKGAMTKETAVKPEYVGEGCLVLEPTYKYIVLADVSQWGPAGMTIEDGMFLACDGNVKNKVVTRKNLSSTMLGGEGFFNLSLYGNGVVALESNVPEEELIEVVLENDELKIDGNLAVCWSSNLEFTVERTTKTLVGSAVSGEGLVNVYRGTGRVLMCPVASTASYFEATNNMEAKAAARTSNTLGK
- a CDS encoding ion transporter; protein product: MQSVDSHKTLKERIFNIIQIGDKSNRISRGFDIFITITILLNIAVTFLQTFEQLSNLRGFFDVVEYVTILIFCGEYLLRIWTADYLYPEKRKTCARLRFLISFDGVVDFLTIVPVFFLSGFVIFRMLRVARIFHLFRLNAKYDSFNVITTVLYEKRNQIISSVFIVVILMLASSLCMYSVEHDAQPDVFRNAFSGIWWSMSTLLTVGYGDIYPITTLGRIMAICIAYLGVGAVAIPTGIISAGFVEQYQRKSNLSNLRETDIKEVAEIFVDKRYAAKTVEEVEENEQLTIFLILRDDLSILPQKDTVLKLNDIIVIRGENEN
- a CDS encoding HAD family hydrolase, with the protein product MKVVFLDIDGTLVDYNGNVPESTKKAILQAKANGHKMVLCTGRSRFQIPKKLWDLGMDGVIAGAGAFVEVFDSAAEKGISATDETVPNDSKITTTGTILCQMVIDAEHAKSSYDYLEGNGVLYCYQGEDGIVLNQRSYDGMMEIDRLNGMSEEMMESLHGVIHLTETPWDVPNLEKIIFYDAPFTLEQVKADMLPYFDTVALSLSGTEGVCGEIGLNNIHKATGIKLFLEHVGVGREDSIAIGDGPNDLQMMEYAGVGVAMGNAKEEVKKLADMVTTDVTDDGIYHAFEKLGLL
- a CDS encoding carbohydrate ABC transporter permease, which gives rise to MSKMGERKRVRRKAILLCANLVVAFVILLPLLYAVSVAFMPSSDLYTMEMNLIPSHPTLENFRQALTKIPLLRFVVNSFLVAGLITVGQIISCSLAAFAFSFLDFKGKNVLFMLVMATMMIPGEATIISNYLTVSSWGWLDSYKVLIIPYLTSAMGIFLFRQFYLSFPKSLYEAAKLDGCGNIRFILTILMPLTKSGIGAMVVYTFINAWNMYMWPLLVNGSNEMRTVQIGISMLNSVDAQSITMMIAGVVMIILPSISIFIIGQKQLIRGMFSGAVKG